Part of the Paeniglutamicibacter sulfureus genome, AGGGCGGGCCGGGACAGGCGGGTCCATAATTGTTCCCGTCTGTCCCTGCCCGCCCTCTTGAGGCGTAATTCGGCTGGAGGCCTGTCTGCCTAGATGAGGCCCTGGGCCAGCATGGCGTCGGCAACCTTCACGAAGCCGGCGATGTTGGCACCGGCCACGTAGTTGCCCGGCACACCGTATTCGTCGGCGGTGGAGGCGCAACGGTCGTGGATGCCGACCATGATCTCGGTCAGGCGCTCCTCGGTGTGGGCGAAGGTCCACGAGTCACGGCTGGCGTTCTGCTGCATTTCCAGCGCCGAGGTGGCAACGCCACCGGCGTTCGCGGCCTTGCCCGGGGCAAAGAGCACCCCTGCATCCTGGAACAGCGAGGTCGCTGCGGCGGTGCACGGCATGTTGGCGCCTTCGGCCACTGCGACGACACCGGAGGAAATCAACTTCTTTGCGTCCTTGGCATCCAGCTCGTTCTGCGTGGCGCACGGCAGCGCCACGGTGGCCTCTACGTCCCAGACGTTTCCGCCTTCGACGAAGTGCACCTTCTTGGAATTGGCACGCTCGGCGTACTCGTTGATGCGTCCGCGTTCGACTTCCTTGATCTGGCGCAGCAGTTCAACGTCGATGCCGCGCTCGTCAACGATGTAGCCGGAGGAATCCGAGGCGGTCACCACGCGGGCACCGAGAGCCTGGGCCTTCTCGATGGCGTTGATGGCCACGTTGCCCGAGCCGGACACCGAGACGCGCTGGCCGTCGAAGCTGGCGCCACGGGTCTTGAGCATTTCGTCGGTGAAAATCACTGCGCCGTAGCCGGTGGCCTCGGGGCGCACCAGGGATCCGCCCCAGCTGATGCCCTTGCCGGTGAGCACACCGGACTCGTAGCGGTTGGTGATGCGCTTGTACTGGCCAAAGAGGTAGCCGATTTCACGGCCGCCCA contains:
- the gdhA gene encoding NADP-specific glutamate dehydrogenase, with the translated sequence MDQHLATIRDEVFRRNPGEAEFHQAVTEVFESLEAVSRKHPEYAEAAILQRMCEPERQIIFRVPWMDDEGRVQINRGFRVEFNSALGPFKGGLRFHPSVYLGIVKFLGFEQIFKNSLTGMPIGGGKGGSDFDPRGKSDAEVMRFCQSFMTELYRHIGEYTDVPAGDIGVGGREIGYLFGQYKRITNRYESGVLTGKGISWGGSLVRPEATGYGAVIFTDEMLKTRGASFDGQRVSVSGSGNVAINAIEKAQALGARVVTASDSSGYIVDERGIDVELLRQIKEVERGRINEYAERANSKKVHFVEGGNVWDVEATVALPCATQNELDAKDAKKLISSGVVAVAEGANMPCTAAATSLFQDAGVLFAPGKAANAGGVATSALEMQQNASRDSWTFAHTEERLTEIMVGIHDRCASTADEYGVPGNYVAGANIAGFVKVADAMLAQGLI